In one window of Vanrija pseudolonga chromosome 5, complete sequence DNA:
- the TUF1 gene encoding Elongation factor Tu, mitochondrial yields the protein MLRSRIQSGLVAAARGAELRAAPRALAGVHAARAFATRPAVAPRAAMLVPSVVGGVRSYAAEAGGRFSRTKPHFNIGTIGHVDHGKTTLTAAITKHLAEQGGGKFMDYSQIDKAPEERARGITISTAHVEYETKARHYAHIDCPGHADYIKNMITGAAQLDGAIIVVSATDGQMPQTREHLLLARQVGIKKLLVFINKVDQVDDPEMLELVEMEMRELLSEYGFEGDDTPIIMGTALAALEGRDPERGAAKIQELMDAADTWLDLPERDLDKPFLMYVEDVFSISGRGTVVTGKVERGTITKGSEIEIVGMGSNLKTTLTGIEMFHKELERGEAGDNMGALLRGLKRDQVHRGQVLVAPGSIKGVKKFQAQIYVLTKEEGGRYTPFMENYRPQLFIRTTDVTVGLTWPEGTEDAHEKLVMPGDNVIMNGTLIHDIALEVGSRFTLREGGRTIGTGIVSEIQD from the exons ATGCTCAGGTCTAGGATCCAGTctggcctcgtcgctgccgcccgcggcgccgagctccgcg ccgccccccgcgccctTGCTggcgtgcacgccgcgcgcgcgttcgcgACCCGCCCGGCTGTTGCCCCCCGTGCTGCTATGCTCGTGCCTTCTG TTGTCGGCGGTGTCCGTTCGTacgctgccgaggctggTGGCCGCTTCTCGCGCACCAAGCCCCACTTCAA catCGGCACCATTGGCCACGTCGACCACGGCAAGACTaccctcaccgccgccatcaccaagcacctcgccgagcagggcggTGGAAAGTTCATGGACTACTCGCAGATCGACAAGGCCCCCGAGGAGCGTGCCCGTGGTATCACCATCTCGACCGCCCACGTCGAGTACGAGACCAAGGCCCGCCACTACGCCCACATTGACTGCCCTGGCCACGCTGATTACATCAAGAACATGATTACCGGTGctgcccagctcgacggtgccatcatcgtcgtctcgGCTACCGACGGCCAGATGCCCCAGACCCGTGAGcacctgctcctcgcccgccaggTCGGCATCAAGAAGCTCCTTGTCTTCATCAACAAGGTTGACCAGgtcgacgaccccgagatgctcgagctcgtcgagatggAGATGCGCGAGCTCCTCTCCGAGTACGGCTTTGAGGGTGACGACACCCCCATCATCATGGGCActgccctcgctgcccttgAGGGCCGCGACCCCGAGCGTGGTGCCGCCAAGATCCAGGAGCTcatggacgccgccgacacctgGCTCGACCTCCCCGAGCGTGACCTCGACAAGCCCTTCCTCATgtacgtcgaggacgtctTCTCCATCTCGGGCCGTGGTACCGTCGTGaccggcaaggtcgagcgTGGCACCATCACCAAGGGTTCCGAGATTGAGATTGTCGGCATGGGCTCCAACCTCAAGACGACCCTCACTGGCATTGAGATGTTCcacaaggagctcgagcgcggtgAGGCCGGCGACAACATGGGTGCCCTTCTCCGTGGTCTCAAGCGTGACCAGGTCCACCGTGGTCAGGTTCTCGTCGCCCCCGGCTCGATCAAGGGTGTCAAGAAGTTCCAGGCCCAGATCTACGTCctcaccaaggaggagggtggcCGTTACACCCCCTTCATGGAGAACTACCGCCCCCAGCTCTTCATCCGCACCACCGACGTCACCGTCGGCCTCACCTGGCCCGAGGGTACCGAGGACGCGCACGAGAAGCTCGTCATGCCCGGTGACAATGTCATCATGAACGGCACCCTCATCCACGACAttgccctcgaggtcggaTCGCGCTTCACCCTCCGTGAGGGTGGCCGCACCATCGGTACTGGTATCGTCTCCGAGATCCAGGACTAA